A genomic stretch from Setaria viridis chromosome 1, Setaria_viridis_v4.0, whole genome shotgun sequence includes:
- the LOC117840380 gene encoding ATP-dependent DNA helicase Q-like 3 gives MKGVLPIKGASAASVRNKKAPKELENVLNQYFGYSGFRGKQLEAIEAVLSGRDCFCLMPTGGGKSMCYQIPALVRTGIVLVISPLIALMENQVASLKNKGIPAEFLSSTQTAHTKQAIHEDLDSGTPSLKLLYVTPELVATPGFMAKLKKLYHRGLLGLVAIDEAHCISTWGHDFRPSYRKLSSLRKQFPDIPLLALTATAVPKVQKDVISSLCLQNPVILRASFNRPNIFYEVRYKDLLDDVYSDISNLLKSSGNVCSIIYCLERAACDDLCMHLSQQGISSAAYHAGLNSKVRSSVLDDWLSSRTQVVVATVAFGMGIDRQDVRIVCHFNLPKSMESFYQESGRAGRDQQPSRSVLYYGLDDRRRMEFILRNTKNKKSQSSSSSNELSEKALADFSQIVDYCESSSCRRKKIIESFGEKVQPTLCQRSCDACKHPNLVSSRLEELRRVPNCRFNKVSLVFQSSLVNPAHLDTEFWNREDGASISGEDISDSDDGNEVLSNIAISKIPSKAGLDAKFKALERAENAYYQGKGQTKQQGQGGGLVDKKSISQALRDACCKRLLGALGQAKLRLGNLPCDETASATHLEKECFKKYEKVGKTFYNSQIAATVRWLSSATFNQMHDRFHFLIDQDTDHGASSSPDIVPESPPAATEVVGARPGETSNYKTNDKPQNIHDLEKMKHSDELAKTAAASAGNMELPAIPSFREFLSQKGKDRLKSSSNSSAGSQPSGIRRKSSDLVERQEASKKMKP, from the exons ATGAAGGGAGTACTTCCAATTAAGGGTGCATCGGCTGCCTCAGTGCGTAACAAGAAAGCTCCTAAAGAGCTCGAGAATGTCTTGAACCAATATTTTGGATATTCGGGATTTCGAGGAAAACAGCTCGAAGCTATAGAAGCTGTTCTATCAG GACGAGATTGCTTTTGTTTGATGCCAACTGGAGGTGGAAAGTCGATGTGTTATCAGATTCCGGCTCTAGTGAGGACAGGCATTGTTCTTGTTATTTCACCCTTGATAG CACTGATG GAGAACCAGGTTGCCAGCCTGAAAAATAAAGGAATTCCAGCTGAATTTCTCTCTTCAACACAGACAGCTCACACTAAACAAGCA ATACATGAAGACCTTGATTCTGGTACACCTTCCTTAAAGTTGCTATATGTCACTCCTGAGCTTGTTGCAACACCTGGTTTCATGGCAAAGCTTAAGAAGCTCTACCACCGAGGTCTTCTTGGTCTTGTTGCTATTGATGAG GCTCACTGTATTTCAACTTGGGGCCATGATTTCAG ACCTAGTTACCGCAAACTTTCATCATTGAGGAAGCAATTCCCAGATATCCCTCTGTTAGCTTTGACAGCAACCGCTGTCCCGAA AGTCCAGAAAGATGTCATATCATCATTGTGCCTACAAAATCCAGTAATTCTTAGAGCATCATTTAATCGACCTAATATATTCTATGaag TTCGTTACAAGGATCTTCTTGATGACGTTTATTCTGATATATCAAATTTACTGAAGTCAAGCGGAAACGTTTGCTCAATTATATATTGTCTTGAACGAGCAGCTTGTGATGATCTATGCATGCATTTGTCACAGCAGGGTATCTCTTCTGCTG CTTATCATGCTGGACTAAATAGCAAAGTGCGAAGTTCTGTTCTTGATGACTGGCTTTCATCGAGAACTCAAGTTGTTgttgcaactgtagcatttgg AATG GGTATTGATAGACAAGATGTCCGTATTGTATGCCACTTCAACTTGCCTAAGTCAATGGAATCCTTCTACCAGGAGTCAGGACGAGCTGGTCGTGATCAACAGCCTTCCAGGAGTGTTTTGTATTACGGATTAGATGACCGGAGGAGAATG GAATTTATTTTGAGaaacaccaaaaataagaaATCACAGTCGTCTTCCTCTTCGAATGAACTTTCGGAGAAGGCCCTAGCTGACTTCAGTCAG ATTGTTGACTACTGTGAAAGTTCTAGCTGCCGGCGAAAAAAGATCATTGAGAGCTTTGGAGAGAAA GTACAACCAACTTTATGCCAACGCTCATGCGATGCTTGCAAGCACCCAAATCTAGTGTCCTCACGTCTGGAGGAACTTCGTCGTGTGCCCAACTGTCGCTTTAATAAGGTCTCTCTGGTGTTTCAAAG CTCACTAGTTAATCCAGCACACTTGGACACTGAATTCTGGAATCGTGAAGATGGGGCAAGCATATCAGGCGAAGACATATCAGATTCTGATG ATGGAAATGAGGTACTGAGTAATATTGCCATTTCAAAGATTCCATCAAAAGCCGGCCTGGATGCAAAATTTAAAGCCCTGGAGCGTGCTGAAAATGCTTATTATCAAGGCAAAGGTCAAACCAAGCAGCAG GGACAGGGCGGTGGCCTTGTTGACAAGAAAAGCATCTCTCAGGCGTTAAGAGATGCATGCTGCAAAAGATTGTTGGGTGCCCTTGGACAAGCAAAGCTGCGACTTGGGAATCTACC ATGCGACGAGACCGCCTCTGCCACACACCTAGAAAAAGAGTGCTTCAAAAAGTATGAGAAAGTGGGCAAGACATTCTACAACTCACAGATCGCTGCTACAGTGCGGTGGCTGTCATCTGCAACATTCAACCAGATGCATGATCGCTTCCACTTTCTCATTGATCAAGATACAGATCATGGGGCATCAAGCTCCCCCGACATCGTCCCAGAGTCGCCTCCAGCAGCTACTGAGGTTGTCGGTGCAAGGCCAGGAGAAACCAGTAACTACAAAACTAACGACAAACCGCAGAATATTCACGATTTGGAAAAGATGAAGCATTCTGATGAGCTTGCAAAGACTGCTGCAGCTTCAGCTGGAAACATGGAGCTCCCCGCAATACCATCGTTCAGAGAATTCTTGAGCCAAAAGGGAAAGGATCGTTTAAAGAGTTCTTCAAATTCTAGTGCGGGGAGCCAGCCTTCTGGTATTCGTAGGAAGTCTAGTGATCTGGTTGAGAGGCAAGAAGCCAGCAAGAAGATGAAACCTTAA
- the LOC117840409 gene encoding probable polygalacturonase has product MVETAGGRLHQRRGAAAFIAANKTLLTAAWVVGFTLVFLWQSASISLGSGGAGGGGSGGVFLRLLSAPLPPSRPAPRLRPTAYNLTDFGGVGDGRALNTEAFERAVEAIAALAERGGGQLNVPPGRWLTAPFNLTSHMTLFLAEGAEILGIPYEKYWPLMPALPSYGYGRERKGPCFGSLIHGQNLKDVVITGHNGSINGQGEVWWMKHRRRMLNNTRPPLVQLMWSKDIIVANITLRNSPFWHFHPYDCTNVTVSNVTILSPISGAPNTDGIDPDSCQDVLIENCYISVGDDAIAVKSGWDQYGIAYGRPSSNILIRNVTARSLVSAGISIGSEMSGGVANVTVENVRVWESRRGVRIKTATGRGGYIRNITYRNITFDNVRAGIVIKVDYNEHADDGYDRTAFPDITSISFKGIHGRGVRVPVRAHGSDVIPIKDISFQDMSVGISYKKKHIFQCSYVKGRVIGSVFPKPCENLDVYNEQGQLVKRAISLNSTELDYDI; this is encoded by the exons ATGGTGGAGACGGCCGGCGGGAGGCTCCACCAGCGCCGGGGCGCGGCCGCCTTCATCGCTGCCAACAAGACGCTGCTCACCGCCGCGTGGGTCGTCGGGTTCACGCTGGTGTTCCTGTGGCAGAGCGCCTCGATATCCCTCGGaagcggtggcgccggcggaggcggcagcgggggcGTGTTCCTCAGGCTCCTTTcggcgccgctcccgccgtcgcgccccgcgccgcggctTCGCCCGACGGCGTACAACCTGACGGACTTCGGCGGCGTTGGGGACGGGCGGGCGCTGAACACCGAGGCGTTTGAGCGCGCCGTCGAGGCCATCGCGGCGCTCGCGGAGCGCGGTGGGGGACAGCTCAATGTGCCCCCAGGGCGGTGGCTCACGGCACCATTCAACCTGACCAGCCACATGACGCTGTTTCTTGCCGAGGGTGCTGAGATCCTTGGCATTCCG TATGAGAAGTATTGGCCATTGATGCCAGCATTGCCATCCTATGGGTATGGGCGGGAACGCAAAGGACCTTGCTTTGGAAGTCTCATTCATGGACAGAATTTGAAAGATGTTGTTATTACCG GACACAATGGTAGCATAAATGGCCAGGGTGAAGTTTGGTGGATGAAGCATCGGAGAAGAATGTTGAATAACACGAGACCTCCTCTTGTGCAGCTGATGTGGTCCAAGGACATTATTGTTGCAAACATAACATTGCGGAATTCACCTTTCTGGCACTTTCATCCATATGATTGCACAAACGTGACTGTTTCAAATGTTACTATCTTATCTCCTATTTCTGGCGCTCCAAACACAGATGGCATAGATCCAG ATTCTTGTCAGGATGTGCTCATTGAGAATTGCTACATATCTGTTGGTGATGATGCAATAGCTGTAAAGAGTGGCTGGGATCAATATGGGATTGCATATGGACGCCCATCTTCAAACATTTTAATCCGCAATGTAACAGCCCGTTCTCTTGTTAG TGCTGGAATTTCAATTGGTAGTGAGATGTCTGGTGGAGTTGCAAATGTTACTGTGGAGAATGTCCGGGTCTGGGAATCAAGGAGAGGTGTGAGGATAAAAACTGCTACAGGAAGAGGTGGCTATATCCGTAACATCACCTACCGCAACATAACCTTCGACAATGTCCGTGCTGGGATTGTTATAAAGGTTGACTACAATGAGCATGCTGATGATGGATACGATCGGACTGCCTTCCCTGACATCACAAGCATATCATTCAAAGGAATCCATGGGCGGGGTGTTCGGGTGCCTGTCCGTGCTCATGGCAGTGATGTCATCCCCATAAAGGATATCAGCTTCCAGGATATGTCAGTAGGCATCAGCTACAAGAAGAAGCACATCTTCCAGTGCTCCTATGTCAAGGGGCGTGTCATCGGGTCCGTGTTCCCGAAACCATGTGAGAACCTGGACGTCTATAATGAGCAAGGGCAGCTTGTCAAGCGGGCAATATCCCTGAACAGCACAGAGCTTGACTATGACATCTGA
- the LOC117862874 gene encoding uncharacterized protein: MSSSPETEGSSKKFKGVRKRKWGKWVSEIRLPNSRERIWLGSYDAPEKAARAFDAAFVCLRGPGAAGADLNFPDSPPPCRAGGCSSDPQEVQAAALSHANRAAVTAQQAAAALMDADDAPALPWDSAVAHGTAGVLGAGGGAEVVAPVRADGSIDWRPVMAHPPPLFSPTGWGSNAYDFLQLLPPPPVAADEDMEDYNIHGASASLWSFDLRDSYFRY, translated from the coding sequence atgtcgtcgtcgccggagaCGGAGGGGAGCAGCAAGAAGTTCAAGGGCGTGCGGAAGCGCAAGTGGGGCAAGTGGGTGTCGGAGATCCGGCTGCCTAACAGCCGCGAGCGCATCTGGTTGGGCTCCTACGACGCCCCCGAGAAGGCCGCGCGCGCCTTCGACGCCGCCTTCGTCTGCCTCCGCGGCCCCGGGGCCGCCGGCGCGGACCTCAACTTCCCGgactcgccgccgccatgccgcgCCGGCGGATGCAGCAGCGACCCGCAGGAGGTGCAGGCGGCTGCGCTCTCCCACGCCAACCGCGCCGCCGTCACGGCGCagcaggcggccgcggcgctcaTGGACGCCGACGACGCCCCGGCGCTGCCGTGGGACTCCGCGGTGGCGCACGGCACGGCGGGCGTTctcggcgctggcggcggcgctgaggtGGTGGCGCCCGTGCGCGCGGACGGGAGCATCGACTGGCGGCCCGTCATggcgcacccgccgccgctcttctCCCCTACCGGCTGGGGCAGCAATGCATACGACTTCctgcagctgctgccgccgcctccggttgCGGCGGACGAGGACATGGAGGACTACAATATCCATGGCGCAAGCGCTTCTCTCTGGAGCTTCGACTTGAGAGACTCGTACTTCAGATACTAG